In one Zobellia galactanivorans genomic region, the following are encoded:
- the hypB gene encoding hydrogenase nickel incorporation protein HypB, with protein MVEKSTKAARGTVQCENTNIHLLKANDFVADIIKKEMAKTGTLLINITSSAGSGKTTLMQKTAEKLKDKINIAVMVGDLETERDADRIRETGIQALQIVTGGICHLEAQMVHQVLDQFDLENIDLLFIENVGNLVCPSSFDLGEDYRVTLMATTEGDDKPKKYPKMFLTSDMMLVSKADLLPYVPFSVEAVTKDAREVNHEIEVLQISSTTGEGIDEWCNWLLEKVKQKKG; from the coding sequence ATGGTAGAAAAATCAACGAAAGCGGCACGAGGTACCGTGCAATGTGAAAACACGAACATCCATTTGCTCAAGGCCAATGATTTTGTGGCCGATATCATCAAAAAGGAAATGGCCAAGACCGGCACCCTTTTAATCAATATTACCTCCTCGGCAGGAAGCGGTAAAACGACCCTTATGCAAAAAACGGCCGAAAAGCTGAAAGACAAGATAAACATCGCCGTGATGGTAGGTGACCTCGAAACCGAGCGGGATGCCGACCGTATTCGAGAAACGGGCATTCAGGCCCTGCAGATCGTAACCGGCGGCATCTGCCACTTGGAAGCGCAAATGGTACACCAGGTATTGGACCAGTTCGATTTGGAAAACATCGATCTGCTCTTTATTGAAAATGTCGGCAATTTGGTCTGCCCCTCGTCCTTTGATTTGGGCGAAGACTACCGAGTGACCCTGATGGCCACTACCGAGGGCGACGACAAACCCAAAAAATATCCCAAAATGTTCTTGACCAGCGACATGATGCTGGTGTCCAAGGCCGACCTGCTTCCCTACGTGCCCTTTTCGGTAGAAGCCGTTACCAAGGATGCGCGTGAAGTGAACCATGAAATCGAAGTGCTGCAAATATCTTCGACTACCGGTGAAGGTATCGACGAATGGTGCAACTGGTTGTTGGAAAAAGTGAAACAAAAGAAAGGATAG
- a CDS encoding hydrogenase maturation nickel metallochaperone HypA/HybF, giving the protein MHETSIVNSIMRTLEQEFEREKLNKMKAIHLKVGVLSNIEPRLLHNAYSAYHLSNPGYHHVELHIESTPLKIQCEVCNHITDVQNYRFICENCDRPSKNVIQGEEMLIHKVEFED; this is encoded by the coding sequence ATGCACGAAACATCGATCGTAAATAGCATTATGCGCACCTTGGAACAGGAGTTCGAAAGGGAAAAATTAAATAAAATGAAGGCCATTCATTTGAAAGTAGGGGTCTTATCGAACATTGAACCCCGCCTTTTGCACAATGCCTATAGCGCCTATCATTTGAGCAACCCGGGGTACCACCATGTGGAACTGCACATAGAATCGACCCCTTTAAAGATCCAATGTGAGGTCTGCAACCATATTACCGACGTGCAGAACTATCGGTTTATCTGTGAAAATTGTGACCGGCCCAGCAAAAATGTGATCCAAGGCGAGGAAATGCTGATCCACAAAGTAGAATTTGAAGACTGA